One part of the Nostoc sp. PCC 7120 = FACHB-418 genome encodes these proteins:
- a CDS encoding YqeG family HAD IIIA-type phosphatase, translating into MTWHKFLQPDLILAGSVLNLTPDIIEHHQLKGLVLDVDETLVPITVGSASPELRDWVEQIRSVTALWLVSNNMSEARIGGIARSLNLPYYLGAAKPSRRKIRAALQEMNLPVEQVGMVGDRLFTDVLAGNRLGMFTILVEPIIHPDAALRSHPIRNFEVWFSEILGASINPEHTKSYKN; encoded by the coding sequence ATGACTTGGCACAAGTTTTTACAGCCTGATTTGATTTTGGCTGGTTCAGTGTTGAACCTCACACCAGATATTATTGAACATCACCAGCTCAAAGGGTTGGTTTTGGATGTAGACGAAACCTTAGTACCAATCACAGTAGGATCGGCTTCACCGGAACTGAGAGACTGGGTAGAACAGATTCGCAGCGTGACGGCGCTGTGGTTGGTGAGCAATAACATGAGTGAAGCCCGCATTGGCGGGATTGCCCGTTCTTTGAACCTACCTTATTATTTAGGTGCAGCCAAGCCCTCACGGCGTAAGATTAGAGCTGCACTGCAAGAAATGAATTTACCAGTTGAGCAGGTAGGGATGGTAGGCGATCGCTTATTCACTGATGTTTTAGCTGGTAATCGCTTGGGTATGTTTACCATTCTGGTAGAGCCAATCATCCATCCTGATGCAGCTCTGCGCTCTCACCCCATCCGCAATTTTGAAGTTTGGTTCTCAGAGATTTTAGGAGCTTCTATTAACCCTGAGCATACAAAAAGTTACAAAAATTAA
- the proB gene encoding glutamate 5-kinase — translation MTKTIVVKIGTSSLTQPETGQLALSTIATLAETLSHLRQQGNRVILVSSGAVGVGCARLGLTERPKAIALKQAVAAVGQGRLMRVYDDLFTTLQQPIAQVLLTRSDLVQRSRYLNVYNTFRELLALGVIPVVNENDTVAVDELKFGDNDTLSALVASLVEADWLFLLTDVDRLYSADPRSVPDARPISLVTSIKELADLQVQTGSQGSQWGTGGMMTKISAARIAIAAGVRTVITQGRYPRNIEKIIQGELIGTHFQPQPEPTSARKRWIAYGLVPVGKLYLDSGAIAAIVKAGKSLLPAGVKTVAGEFEPQDAVQLCDPQGNEIARGLVNYSSNDLQKICGRHSKEIPTILGYVGAETVIHRDNLVLT, via the coding sequence TTGACCAAAACAATTGTCGTCAAAATTGGCACTTCTAGCCTTACCCAACCAGAAACCGGACAACTAGCCCTCTCTACCATTGCAACTTTGGCGGAAACACTCTCTCATTTAAGACAGCAAGGTAATCGGGTGATTTTAGTTTCCTCTGGGGCTGTGGGAGTGGGTTGTGCGCGGTTGGGTTTAACCGAACGTCCCAAAGCGATCGCCCTCAAACAGGCGGTGGCCGCAGTGGGTCAAGGTCGATTAATGCGCGTATATGACGACTTATTTACCACCTTACAACAGCCAATTGCCCAAGTGTTGCTAACTCGCAGCGATTTGGTACAACGTAGCCGTTATCTCAACGTATACAACACCTTTCGGGAATTACTCGCGTTGGGGGTAATTCCTGTAGTCAACGAGAATGATACCGTTGCCGTCGATGAACTGAAATTTGGTGATAATGATACCCTTTCGGCTTTGGTTGCTAGTCTTGTAGAGGCGGACTGGCTATTTTTACTCACAGACGTAGACCGATTATACTCAGCCGATCCCCGTTCTGTCCCCGATGCCCGACCAATATCTTTGGTGACAAGCATCAAAGAATTAGCAGACTTACAAGTGCAAACAGGTTCTCAAGGTTCTCAATGGGGTACTGGGGGAATGATGACAAAAATTTCGGCGGCGAGAATTGCGATCGCGGCGGGAGTGCGTACTGTGATTACTCAAGGACGATACCCCCGTAATATCGAGAAAATTATCCAAGGGGAACTGATTGGAACTCATTTTCAACCCCAACCAGAACCAACTTCCGCCCGTAAACGTTGGATTGCTTACGGTTTAGTCCCGGTTGGTAAATTATACTTAGATTCTGGTGCGATCGCCGCTATAGTTAAAGCAGGTAAATCCTTATTGCCAGCAGGAGTTAAAACCGTTGCAGGTGAATTTGAGCCTCAAGATGCAGTACAGTTATGCGATCCTCAAGGTAACGAAATTGCCAGAGGACTGGTTAACTATAGCAGCAATGATTTACAGAAAATTTGTGGTCGTCATTCTAAGGAGATTCCGACGATTTTGGGTTATGTAGGTGCGGAAACCGTGATCCATCGAGATAACTTAGTATTGACTTAA
- a CDS encoding site-specific integrase produces MKTQYGEMYQLRLSSKLGRKTIGLGGDKLTALNLAVMVDEEISRLIALGELIEIDSLKDMVKSEQAKFKAKKTGSVRLVEKDDLIVLWDNYVKFHVALGTWTETYITSHIALIRRLLNSCPFHKLEDKQQLIEWIFNNTSRTKKTSKSRFMLIVAAIDWNSKQGNIPRKWGIEYRDALESINIKTEKKCSVVNEEDDIDIFSVDEVYRILEALKNETYSRRQGRHYQYYKYVYFCWLTGCRPSEAIALKWENVDLQKKRIKFCEAEMNRGGLIIKKQGTKTVSHRYFPINPELMELLNDIPHRKGYVFKNIQGKPINHNVFYRVWKLLLENMGIKYRVPYQLRHTMISYHANNDYPIHKLAELVGNSEQIIKEHYLKLDIERINLPDVIK; encoded by the coding sequence ATGAAAACTCAGTACGGTGAAATGTACCAGTTACGCTTAAGCAGTAAGTTAGGGAGAAAAACTATTGGATTAGGAGGGGATAAGCTTACAGCCTTAAACCTAGCCGTGATGGTAGATGAGGAGATAAGCCGATTAATCGCGCTAGGGGAACTGATAGAAATAGATTCACTCAAAGATATGGTCAAGAGTGAACAAGCAAAGTTTAAGGCTAAGAAGACAGGAAGCGTCAGGTTAGTAGAGAAAGATGACTTAATTGTGTTATGGGATAACTATGTTAAATTTCATGTAGCATTGGGTACTTGGACAGAAACATATATAACAAGTCACATTGCACTAATAAGACGATTATTAAACAGTTGTCCTTTTCATAAATTAGAAGATAAACAACAGTTAATAGAGTGGATATTTAACAATACTAGCCGAACAAAGAAAACCAGTAAGTCTCGATTTATGTTGATAGTAGCCGCTATTGACTGGAATAGTAAACAAGGGAATATCCCGCGTAAGTGGGGGATTGAATACCGGGATGCTCTCGAAAGCATTAACATTAAAACTGAAAAAAAATGTAGCGTAGTAAATGAAGAAGACGACATTGATATTTTTTCAGTTGATGAAGTTTATAGAATCCTAGAAGCTTTGAAAAATGAAACTTACAGCCGCAGGCAAGGTAGGCATTATCAATATTACAAATATGTTTACTTTTGCTGGTTAACAGGATGTAGACCATCAGAGGCAATTGCTTTGAAGTGGGAGAATGTAGACTTGCAGAAAAAGCGGATTAAATTTTGTGAAGCAGAAATGAATAGAGGAGGACTAATAATTAAAAAACAAGGTACTAAAACGGTATCACATAGATACTTTCCTATTAATCCTGAGCTAATGGAGCTATTAAACGATATTCCACATAGAAAAGGATATGTTTTTAAAAATATCCAAGGTAAACCAATAAACCATAATGTATTTTATAGAGTGTGGAAGTTGCTATTAGAGAATATGGGTATCAAATATCGTGTACCCTACCAACTAAGGCACACAATGATTAGTTATCACGCTAATAATGATTACCCGATACATAAGTTAGCTGAGTTAGTTGGTAACAGCGAACAAATAATTAAAGAACACTATCTCAAGTTAGATATTGAGAGAATTAATTTACCAGATGTAATCAAATAA
- a CDS encoding DUF4351 domain-containing protein yields the protein MSFDNVCKALAEKYPKDFIRWLIGEESTNVKVLKTELSLEPIRADSVIFLQTGNLILHIEFQTLTQSNPAIPFRMLDYSVRLKRQYKCRIVQVVIFLQETDDEIAFTEEYVNETTRHRYRAVRMWEQDSSLFLGNLALLPLAPLCQTDSPRDLRISDRETRQNTAAYTEILAGLRFEKGLIRQLLSEDIMQESVIYQDILQKGEQKGEQKEAFRFLNRQLNRRFGEIDLSIVERIKILSTEELEALGEEFLSFSNVSDLVAWLERNTSS from the coding sequence GTGAGTTTTGATAATGTTTGTAAGGCGCTTGCAGAGAAATATCCAAAAGATTTTATCCGATGGTTAATTGGTGAAGAATCTACCAATGTTAAGGTTTTAAAAACTGAGTTAAGTTTAGAGCCTATTCGCGCAGATTCTGTGATTTTTTTACAAACTGGCAATTTGATTTTGCATATTGAATTTCAGACTTTAACACAGTCTAATCCCGCGATTCCTTTCCGAATGCTGGATTATTCTGTGAGATTAAAACGTCAGTATAAGTGTCGAATTGTACAGGTGGTAATATTTTTGCAGGAGACAGATGATGAAATTGCTTTTACTGAAGAGTATGTGAATGAGACAACTAGACATCGCTATCGTGCAGTCAGAATGTGGGAGCAAGATTCCAGCTTATTTTTGGGTAATTTGGCATTGTTACCATTAGCACCTTTGTGTCAAACTGATTCTCCAAGAGATTTAAGAATTTCAGATAGAGAGACAAGGCAAAATACAGCAGCCTACACCGAGATATTAGCTGGTTTGCGGTTTGAGAAGGGTTTGATTCGTCAGTTATTAAGCGAGGATATTATGCAGGAATCAGTTATTTATCAGGATATTTTGCAAAAGGGTGAGCAGAAGGGTGAGCAGAAAGAAGCTTTTCGCTTTTTAAATCGACAGTTAAATCGGCGCTTTGGTGAGATAGATTTATCAATAGTTGAGCGTATCAAAATATTATCTACTGAAGAGTTAGAAGCCTTGGGAGAAGAATTTTTAAGTTTTTCAAATGTATCTGATTTAGTTGCTTGGCTTGAGCGAAATACGAGTAGTTAA